A stretch of Cucumis sativus cultivar 9930 chromosome 2, Cucumber_9930_V3, whole genome shotgun sequence DNA encodes these proteins:
- the LOC101207722 gene encoding uncharacterized protein LOC101207722, with product MNRLRAVLRHRRTHLHGDFGRCLHYKVPKTPQPPAPPAPPKPPKKPQSFTLHEITWEDPYSWMSSLNDKVAMRHMDVYMEQEEKYTEAVMGGTERLQSKLQSEMASRLAFELSTPPLRWGPWLYYRRVEEGKQYPVLCRRLASLHEEFISNKSPSAGFDYVSGQKIEQKLIDYNQEAERFGGYAYEELSEVSPDHRFLAYTMYDKDNDYFRLSVKNLSSGSLCSKPQVDRVSNLAWAKGGQSLLYVVTDQNKRPCRLYCSTIGSIDEDTLLLEEKDDDVHVYIRHTKDFRFVTVNRFSPTSSKVFLIDAADPLSGMKLIWECEELAHCIVEHHLGDLYLFTDASKGHERVDSHYLLRSPLKVDSTLRTWEHVFVDDPDFVIVDVDFCHTHLVLILREGRKFSLCAVRLPLPVGGKGPISLKELELQYLPLPKHVSQISSGPNYDFYSSTMRFTISSPVMPDAVVDYNLSDGKWNIIQQQSILHERTRILYGTTSSAGGSREISNALENSVGEANFDEQMWNSLSEYYACEHYNVSSDDGVLVPLTVVYSYKCKKENENPGLLHVHGAYGELLDKRWRSELKSLLDRGWVIAYADVRGGGGGGKKWHQDGRRIKKFNSVQDYISCAKFLAERQIVNEDKLAGWGYSAGGLLVASAINQCPELFRAAILKVPFLDPISTLLNPIIPLTPADYEEFGYPGNEDDFHAIRRYSPYDNIQKDAAYPAVLITSSFNTRFGVWEAAKWIARVRDYSIYDPKRPVILNLTIDIVEENRYLHCKESALETAFLMKAMES from the exons ATGAACCGACTTCGCGCAGTCCTCCGTCACCGCCGCACTCATCTTCACGGCGATTTCGGGCGATGCCTCCACTACAAAGTACCAAAGACACCGCAGCCGCCAGCACCGCCGGCGCCGCCGAAGCCTCCAAAAAAGCCACAGAGCTTCACATTGCACGAGATAACTTGGGAGGATCCTTACAGTTGGATGTCAAGCTTGAACGACAAGGTAGCGATGCGCCATATGGACGTTTACATGGAGCAGGAGGAGAAGTATACGGAGGCTGTAATGGGCGGGACAGAACGCCTACAGAGTAAGCTTCAGTCTGAAATGGCTTCTCGCTTGGCTTTCGAACTCTCAACTCCTCCACTTCGCTGGGGACCTTG GTTGTATTATCGAAGAGTTGAAGAAGGAAAGCAATATCCTGTTCTCTGCCGCAGATTAGCGAGCTTACATGAAGAGTTCATTTCCAACAAATCTCCTTCTGCTGGATTTGATTATGTTTCTGGCCAGAAAATTGAGCAGAAGTTGATTGATTATAATCAAGAAGCTGAGAGATTCGGAG GTTATGCGTATGAGGAACTATCAGAAGTGTCTCCAGATCATCGGTTTCTTGCATATACTATGTATGACAAGGACAATGACTACTTCAGATTATCTGTAAAGAATTTGAGTTCTGGTTCTTTATGTAGTAAGCCTCAAGTCGATCGAGTTTCTAATTTGGCATGGGCCAAAGGTGGTCAGTCATTGCTCTACGTTGTCActgatcaaaataaaagacCATGTAG atTGTATTGTAGCACGATTGGATCAATCGATGAAGATACTTTGcttcttgaagaaaaagatgacGATGTTCATGTTTACATTCGACACACGAAAGACTTTCGTTTTGTTACTGTTAATCGGTTCTCTCCTACATCTTCCAAG GTCTTTCTGATTGATGCTGCTGATCCATTATCGGGTATGAAGTTAATTTGGGAGTGTGAAGAATTGGCCCATTGCATAGTGGAACATCATCTTGGAGATCTTTATTTGTTTACGGATGCTAGTAAAGGTCATGAACGCGTTGATTCTCATTATCTTCTTCGAAGCCCCCTTAAGGTTGACTCTACCTTAAGAACATGGGAG CATGTGTTTGTTGATGACCCCGACTTTGTAATCGTGGATGTTGATTTCTGTCACACACATTTGGTGCTTATACTTAGGGAAGGCAGGAAATTTAGCCTCTGTGCTGTTCGTCTACCCTTGCCTGTTGGTGGAAAG GGACCGATCAGTCTCAAAGAACTTGAACTACAATATCTGCCTCTTCCGAAGCATGTATCTCAGATTTCCTCGGGACCGAATTATGACTTTTATTCATCGACGATGCGATTTACTATTTCGTCGCCTGTG ATGCCTGATGCCGTGGTTGATTATAACCTATCAGATGGGAAATGGAATATCATCCAGCAGCAAAGCATTCTTCATGAAAGAACACGAATTCTATATGGAACAACTTCTTCTGCTGGAGGATCAAGAGAAATATCTAATGCGTTGGAGAACTCTGTGGGTGAAGCCAACTTTGATGAACAGATGTGGAACAGCCTTTCTGAATACTATGCTTGTGAACACTACAATGTCTCATCAGATGATGGAGTCTTGGTTCCTTTAACCGTCGTATACTCTTATAagtgtaaaaaagaaaacgaaaaccCTGGATTACTTCATGTACATGGAGCTTATGGTGAGCTACTTGACAAACGGTGGCGTAGTGAGTTAAAAAGCCTTCTTGATCGTGGTTGGGTAATTGCATATGCTGATGTTAG aggtggaggtggagggGGTAAGAAGTGGCATCAAGATGGTAGGCGtataaaaaagttcaattcAGTTCAAGATTATATTTCATGTGCGAAGTTCCTTGCTGAAAGACAGATTGTAAATGAGGACAAGCTTGCTGGTTGGGGCTATAGCGCCGGAGGACTTTTGGTTGCCTCTGCTATCAATCAATGCCCAGAATTGTTTCGAGCTGCTATTTTGAAA GTTCCATTTCTAGATCCAATAAGCACACTCCTTAATCCCATTATACCACTAACTCCTGCTGACTATGAAGAATTTGGATACCCAGGAAATGAAGATGATTTTCATGCAATACGCAGATACTCTCCCTATGATAACATACAGAAGGATGCCGCATACCCTGCTGTCTTGATTACCTCTTCCTTTAATACAAG ATTTGGGGTATGGGAAGCCGCGAAATGGATTGCTCGAGTGCGGGATTATAGTATTTATGATCCAAAACGTCCGGTAATTCTCAATTTAACAATAGACATAGTGGAGGAAAACAGGTATTTGCACTGTAAAGAATCAGCTTTAGAAACGGCATTTCTTATGAAGGCGATGGAATCGTAG
- the LOC101222316 gene encoding protein LIGHT-DEPENDENT SHORT HYPOCOTYLS 2, translating into MDLFSESSSNNSTPTTTTTTTTPPTATTTTAASATTPSRYENQKRRDWNTFCQYLRNHRPPLALQMCSGAHVLEFLRYLDQFGKTKVHNQTCPFFGLPNPPAPCPCPLRQAWGSLDALIGRLRAAYEENGGRAEGNPFGARAVRLYLREVRDFQAKARGVSYEKKRKRPKQKINTSSTTTHDHHQDSTT; encoded by the coding sequence atggATTTGTTTTCAGAATCATCATCCAATAATAGTACTCCCACCACCACCACTACCACTACAACACCACCCACCGCCACCACCACCACTGCTGCCTCTGCCACCACACCAAGCCGGTACGAGAATCAAAAAAGGAGAGATTGGAACACTTTTTGTCAATACCTCCGGAACCACCGGCCACCGTTGGCTCTTCAGATGTGCAGCGGCGCTCACGTGCTGGAATTCCTCCGGTACTTAGATCAGTTCGGTAAGACAAAAGTACACAACCAAACCTGTCCGTTCTTTGGCCTGCCCAACCCCCCTGCCCCCTGTCCGTGCCCGTTGAGACAAGCGTGGGGCAGCTTAGACGCTCTCATCGGCCGGCTTCGGGCAGCTTACGAAGAGAACGGTGGTCGGGCGGAGGGAAATCCTTTCGGAGCAAGAGCGGTTCGGTTGTACTTAAGGGAAGTTCGTGATTTTCAAGCGAAAGCAAGAGGTGTTAGTtatgagaagaagagaaaaaggcctaagcaaaaaattaatacttcTTCAACTACTACTCACGATCATCATCAAGATTCTACTACTTGA
- the LOC101207481 gene encoding probable low-specificity L-threonine aldolase 1 → MVKRTVDLRSDTVTKPTEAMRAAMASAEVDDDVLKYDPTALRLETEMAKIMGKEAALFVPSGTMGNLISVLVHCEIRGSEVILGDNSHIHIYENGGIATIGGVHPRTVRNNGDGTMDLDLIEAAIRDPRGELVFPTTRLICLENSHANCGGRCLSVEYTDRVGDLAKKHGLKLHIDGARIFNASVALGVPVDRLVQAADSVSVCLSKGLGAPVGSVIVGSRAFINKARRLRKTLGGGMRQVGILCAAALVAIQENIVKLEGDHENAKILADGLNKIKGLQVESHLIETNIIFVDIKEGSIITGDKLSKILEEHGILVLPESSSRIRIVLHHQISATDTQYTLSCFQQAMAGAITNENGV, encoded by the exons ATGGTGAAGAGAACTGTCGATCTTCGTTCAGACACTGTCACCAAACCAACCGAGGCGATGAGGGCTGCAATGGCGAGCGCAGAGGTTGATGATGATGTATTGAAATATGACCCAACTGCCCTTCGATTGGAAACAGAAATGGCAAAGATTATGGGGAAGGAGGCGGCTCTTTTTGTGCCTTCTGGGACTATGGGCAACCTCATTAGTGTTCTTGTCCATTGTGAGATTAGGGGGTCTGAGGTTATTCTTGGGGATAATtctcatattcatatttatgaaaatggaGGTATTGCAACTATTGGAGGGGTTCATCCTAGGACTGTCAGGAATAATGGAGATGGAACCATGGACTTGGATTTGATTGAAGCTGCCATTAGAGACCCAAGAGGAGAGCTTGTGTTTCCAACTACCAGGCTTATCTGCTTGGAAAACTCACATGCCAA CTGTGGAGGTAGATGCCTCTCTGTGGAATATACAGACAGGGTTGGAGACTTAGCTAAGAAGCATGGTTTAAAGCTTCACATTGATGGTGCTCGTATTTTCAATGCCTCAGTT GCACTTGGTGTTCCTGTTGACAGGCTCGTGCAAGCAGCTGATTCTGTATCT GTTTGTCTATCTAAGGGTTTGGGTGCTCCTGTTGGCTCTGTCATCGTTGGTTCAAGAGCCTTCATTAACAAG GCGAGACGGCTGAGGAAAACGTTGGGAGGTGGGATGAGGCAGGTTGGTATTCTTTGTGCTGCAGCATTGGTTGCAATACAAGAGAATATTGTGAAACTTGAGGGAGATCATGAGAACGCCAAGATTTTGGCTG AtggattaaataaaatcaaaggaTTGCAAGTTGAAAGCCATTTGATTGAAACAAACATA ATATTTGTGGATATAAAAGAAGGCTCAATAATAACAGGGGACAAACTAAGCAAAATCTTGGAAGAACATGGCATACTTGTATTGCCAGAAAGTTCATCAAG GATTAGAATTGTTCTTCACCACCAAATTTCAGCAACTGATACACAATACACCTTATCCTGTTTCCAG CAAGCAATGGCAGGAGCAATTACAAATGAAAATGGCGTGTAA
- the LOC101222080 gene encoding uncharacterized protein LOC101222080 isoform X1 yields the protein MMKGRNSGNFSNPCLTMHQPWASLLVYGIKRIEGRSWPAPLRGRLWIHAASKVPEDSTIKAMEDFYRELYALDGITDLKFPEHYPVSRLLGCVEVVGCVRGEELKNWDKVPEGVRVEAQTDFCWLCEQPQKLLIPFEMRGFQGVYNLEKRIFEAAVRGLTRVKCPLPVKFQLPDPRDPFSLKPGSVSSCSPETKGSGSEVDKSSKLNAAIAGARAAATQFTRKYQDPQTSSDFGMGSKSRTEFLGGDQFQSSNFRQDNVSRGNFEVGMGSKSRTEFLGGDQFQSSNFRQDNVSRGNIEVGMGSKSRTEFLGRDQFQSSHFRQDKVSRGNIQEQTSGYHVRSQGLFAQRQQQSRAPSKIFAAAVRDLKPT from the exons ATgatgaaaggaagaaattctGGGAATTTTTCGAATCCATGTTTGACAATGCATCAGCCATGGGCTTCTTTGCTTGTCTACGGAATCAAACGCATCGAGGGCAGGTCTTGGCCTGCACCGCTTAGAG GCCGTCTTTGGATTCATGCTGCGAGTAAGGTTCCTGAGGATTCTACAATCAAAGCAATGGAGGATTTCTATAGAGAACTTTATGCTTTGGATGGAATTACTGATCTTAAGTTTCCAGAACATTATCCTGTTTCAAGGCTTTTAG GGTGTGTTGAAGTCGTTGGCTGTGTTCGTGGTGAAGAACTGAAAAACTGGGATAAAGTACCTGAAGGG GTTAGAGTAGAAGCTCAAACTGATTTCTGCTGGCTCTGTGAACAACCACAG aAATTGCTGATTCCATTTGAGATGCGCGGTTTCCAGGGTGTTTATAACTTAGAAAAGAGG ATATTTGAAGCAGCAGTTAGAGGTCTCACCCGTGTTAAATGCCCACTGCCTGTAAAGTTTCAACTTCCAGATCCTAGAGATCCCTTCTCCTTGAAGCCAGGATCTGTATCTTCATGTTCTCCCGAGACTAAAGGATCTGGATCTGAAGTGGATAAGTCATCTAAACTCAATGCTGCGATAGCTGGTGCTCGAGCAGCCGCTACTCAGTTTACGAGAAAGTACCAGGACCCCCAGACTTCGTCTGATTTTGGAATGGGAAGTAAATCCAGAACTGAATTCTTGGGAGGAGATCAATTTCAATCTTCCAACTTCCGTCAAGACAATGTTTCACGAGGAAATTTCGAAGTTGGAATGGGAAGTAAATCCAGAACTGAATTCTTGGGAGGAGATCAATTTCAATCTTCCAACTTCCGTCAAGACAATGTTTCACGAGGAAATATCGAAGTTGGAATGGGAAGTAAATCCAGAACTGAATTCTTGGGAAGAGATCAATTTCAATCTTCCCACTTCCGTCAAGACAAGGTTTCACGAGGAAATATCCAAGAACAAACTAGTGGCTACCATGTTCGATCTCAGGGACTTTTTGCACAACGACAGCAGCAAAGTAGAGCTCCTTCCAAG ATATTTGCCGCTGCTGTGAGAGATCTGAAACCGACATGA
- the LOC101222080 gene encoding uncharacterized protein LOC101222080 isoform X2, producing MMKGRNSGNFSNPCLTMHQPWASLLVYGIKRIEGRSWPAPLRGRLWIHAASKVPEDSTIKAMEDFYRELYALDGITDLKFPEHYPVSRLLGCVEVVGCVRGEELKNWDKVPEGVRVEAQTDFCWLCEQPQKLLIPFEMRGFQGVYNLEKRIFEAAVRGLTRVKCPLPVKFQLPDPRDPFSLKPGSVSSCSPETKGSGSEVDKSSKLNAAIAGARAAATQFTRKYQDPQTSSDFGMGSKSRTEFLGGDQFQSSNFRQDNVSRGNIEVGMGSKSRTEFLGRDQFQSSHFRQDKVSRGNIQEQTSGYHVRSQGLFAQRQQQSRAPSKIFAAAVRDLKPT from the exons ATgatgaaaggaagaaattctGGGAATTTTTCGAATCCATGTTTGACAATGCATCAGCCATGGGCTTCTTTGCTTGTCTACGGAATCAAACGCATCGAGGGCAGGTCTTGGCCTGCACCGCTTAGAG GCCGTCTTTGGATTCATGCTGCGAGTAAGGTTCCTGAGGATTCTACAATCAAAGCAATGGAGGATTTCTATAGAGAACTTTATGCTTTGGATGGAATTACTGATCTTAAGTTTCCAGAACATTATCCTGTTTCAAGGCTTTTAG GGTGTGTTGAAGTCGTTGGCTGTGTTCGTGGTGAAGAACTGAAAAACTGGGATAAAGTACCTGAAGGG GTTAGAGTAGAAGCTCAAACTGATTTCTGCTGGCTCTGTGAACAACCACAG aAATTGCTGATTCCATTTGAGATGCGCGGTTTCCAGGGTGTTTATAACTTAGAAAAGAGG ATATTTGAAGCAGCAGTTAGAGGTCTCACCCGTGTTAAATGCCCACTGCCTGTAAAGTTTCAACTTCCAGATCCTAGAGATCCCTTCTCCTTGAAGCCAGGATCTGTATCTTCATGTTCTCCCGAGACTAAAGGATCTGGATCTGAAGTGGATAAGTCATCTAAACTCAATGCTGCGATAGCTGGTGCTCGAGCAGCCGCTACTCAGTTTACGAGAAAGTACCAGGACCCCCAGACTTCGTCTGATTTTGGAATGGGAAGTAAATCCAGAACTGAATTCTTGGGAGGAG ATCAATTTCAATCTTCCAACTTCCGTCAAGACAATGTTTCACGAGGAAATATCGAAGTTGGAATGGGAAGTAAATCCAGAACTGAATTCTTGGGAAGAGATCAATTTCAATCTTCCCACTTCCGTCAAGACAAGGTTTCACGAGGAAATATCCAAGAACAAACTAGTGGCTACCATGTTCGATCTCAGGGACTTTTTGCACAACGACAGCAGCAAAGTAGAGCTCCTTCCAAG ATATTTGCCGCTGCTGTGAGAGATCTGAAACCGACATGA
- the LOC101207089 gene encoding c-Myc-binding protein homolog isoform X2, producing MGHKEEKEAKKEAFRKYLESNGIVDALTKVLVALYEQNDKPSSALEFIQQRLGGPSKAEYEKLQSEMADLQVKYDELLATHKETCKESLEIHWSIFCCSWKNLNAHIT from the exons ATGGGACACAAAGAG GAAAAAGAAGCAAAGAAGGAAGCTTTCAGAAAGTATTTGGAGTCTAATGGCATTGTTGATGCTCTCACCAAAG TTCTGGTTGCATTGTATGAGCAAAATGACAAGCCTTCCTCTGCTCTCGA ATTTATTCAACAAAGACTTGGGGGTCCATCTAAAGCTGAATATGAGAAGTTACAATCTGAGATGGCAGATTTGCAAGTCAAGTATGATGAGCTTCTAGCTACACACAAGGAAACCTGTAAAGAG TCTCTTGAAATTCATTGGTCTATATTCTGTTGCAGCTGGAAGAACTTAAATGCTCACATAACATGA
- the LOC101207089 gene encoding c-Myc-binding protein homolog isoform X1 codes for MGHKEEKEAKKEAFRKYLESNGIVDALTKVLVALYEQNDKPSSALEFIQQRLGGPSKAEYEKLQSEMADLQVKYDELLATHKETCKELEELKCSHNMTVTSTKDTTDDEEENDKL; via the exons ATGGGACACAAAGAG GAAAAAGAAGCAAAGAAGGAAGCTTTCAGAAAGTATTTGGAGTCTAATGGCATTGTTGATGCTCTCACCAAAG TTCTGGTTGCATTGTATGAGCAAAATGACAAGCCTTCCTCTGCTCTCGA ATTTATTCAACAAAGACTTGGGGGTCCATCTAAAGCTGAATATGAGAAGTTACAATCTGAGATGGCAGATTTGCAAGTCAAGTATGATGAGCTTCTAGCTACACACAAGGAAACCTGTAAAGAG CTGGAAGAACTTAAATGCTCACATAACATGACTGTAACATCTACTAAGGATACCACTGATGATGAGGAGGAGAATGATAAGCTATGA